In the genome of Granulibacter bethesdensis CGDNIH1, one region contains:
- the lysA gene encoding diaminopimelate decarboxylase: protein MHVTDTDRPDPSVMELIAARPSLSMHAMDGLLLDDVPLNAIADAQGTPCWVYSAGTFRRRYRLLRDALAEAGIAPHIHFAVKANDHLAVLRLLGNEGAGADVVSGGELSRARAAGIPGERIVFSGVGKTAAELTLALSEGIAQINVESAEELEMLSAIACGMGRTARIALRVNPDVDAGTHPKITTGLADNKFGIQAGDVPALYARAASLPGIEPVGLAMHIGSQINVMTPFLAAFRRMAILVQALRDQGLTVRLVDCGGGLGIDYRGDVTSTPAALAGAMKAELGGLDVQLVLEPGRWLAGPAGVLLSSVVLVKQSRPRPFVVLDAAMNDLLRPSLYEAWHGIVPLSAVEAAHMPIDCDVVGPVCETGDTFARSRSLPPLQGGSRVAILEAGAYGAVMSSTYNARPLAAQVLVDDGHWAVIRPRQTVDALWRDEVIPPHLTRQG from the coding sequence ATGCATGTGACGGATACGGACCGACCGGACCCTTCGGTGATGGAACTCATTGCCGCACGCCCGAGCCTTTCCATGCATGCGATGGATGGATTGCTGCTGGATGATGTGCCGCTGAATGCCATTGCCGATGCTCAGGGCACGCCGTGCTGGGTCTACTCGGCGGGGACGTTCCGCCGGCGTTACCGGCTGTTGCGTGATGCGCTGGCGGAGGCAGGGATCGCGCCGCATATCCATTTCGCCGTGAAGGCCAATGACCATCTTGCCGTGCTGCGTCTGCTCGGCAATGAGGGGGCGGGCGCGGATGTGGTCAGTGGCGGCGAACTCAGCCGTGCGCGGGCCGCTGGCATTCCGGGGGAGCGGATCGTGTTCTCCGGTGTTGGCAAGACCGCGGCAGAGCTGACACTGGCTCTGTCCGAAGGGATCGCCCAGATCAATGTGGAGAGCGCGGAGGAGCTGGAGATGCTCTCCGCCATTGCCTGCGGTATGGGCCGCACGGCGCGGATCGCGCTGCGGGTCAATCCGGATGTGGATGCCGGTACGCACCCCAAGATTACGACAGGTCTGGCCGATAACAAATTCGGCATTCAGGCCGGGGATGTGCCTGCCCTGTATGCGCGGGCTGCGTCCCTGCCTGGGATCGAACCGGTCGGCCTCGCTATGCATATCGGCAGCCAGATCAATGTCATGACCCCCTTCCTGGCCGCATTCCGCCGTATGGCGATTCTGGTGCAGGCGCTGCGGGATCAGGGATTGACAGTCAGGCTGGTGGATTGTGGGGGTGGTCTGGGGATCGATTATCGCGGCGATGTCACCTCCACCCCGGCGGCGCTGGCTGGGGCGATGAAGGCAGAGCTGGGCGGTCTGGACGTGCAGCTGGTGCTGGAGCCGGGGCGCTGGCTGGCCGGTCCTGCCGGTGTGCTGCTGTCCAGCGTCGTCCTGGTGAAGCAGTCCCGTCCGCGTCCTTTCGTGGTGCTGGATGCGGCGATGAACGATCTGCTGCGGCCCTCCCTGTATGAGGCATGGCACGGAATCGTGCCCTTATCCGCGGTTGAGGCCGCGCATATGCCGATCGACTGCGATGTGGTGGGTCCGGTCTGTGAAACCGGTGATACCTTTGCGCGGTCGCGGTCGCTGCCGCCGCTTCAGGGCGGCAGCCGGGTCGCAATTCTGGAGGCGGGGGCTTACGGTGCGGTGATGAGCTCCACATATAATGCCAGACCACTGGCGGCTCAGGTGCTGGTTGATGATGGGCACTGGGCGGTGATCCGCCCGCGTCAGACGGTCGATGCGTTGTGGCGTGATGAGGTGATTCCACCGCATCTCACCCGGCAGGGCTGA
- a CDS encoding DUF4175 domain-containing protein — MTAENPSTLPPILAQRRRQALRVLRLERFCRAAWPLLPATGLFISLVLLDVWTWLPPWPHLILLIVFWAGLGIWIVWRWRVLPKPLRTDADRRLEQDAGLVHRPLATLDDRPARGSSPMAQALWQAHTHFVLDQVRTLRPAVLRPGIAGRDCFALRALSVIVLAALGVSAGGDFSTRLAHALWPVLPPAPSVPGPVVQAWITPPAYTGLPPIFLHGETDAAHHPYVVPISSVLSLTVSGLDTPPGLELDGHRTLLPRLAKGSFQASIPLGQQAVRPDAPLTLRAGGGAVLATWRIRMVADAPPQVTFTALPEKAVHGYAVRIPWQARDDYGIAGVSAVLRLTERPDLPPVTVPLPVPAGHPRVAGGATESDLTANPWAGLPVTLTLTANDTAGQTGQSEPVSLILPQKPFRHPLARALLSIRQSLARRPEDRRNAVGALAELGAQPDILADDPGGYLNLRAITSELARNISASAINDALNRLWLLALHIEEGGAERTARALSAARQELREALNQQKNGAPPDQREMQRLMSQLERALSDHLKQMAEQASREAATPVPEDRNASLMDRLRKLDEQMRQALKEGRMEDARRAMASLDRALDRLQHAKPLTAEQKARRAKQQQARRQAQEQMKALQDLTRRQAGLLDNAQKRAEAAQQDAPRFPDFGPENDPDDGPPDQQGQGGSQSQSGQPPSGQPGQQGGRADPAEALRKADETTQQDVRHKLADLMQQLSEKGGQIPRGMAQADAAMREAIEAMRRGRDDQTVDAERRALQKLAEGQQDINRQQQANKGGRPGQDQGGEEQEDGDEDGVTLGAPSQGQRRESDGGQTPGEQAGDNDSDGAGDQHDRRDPFGRSRSVGSAAGDENGDDVRLPGQMEPMRSRDVQQELRRRGAERNRPQEELDYIDRLLQQF, encoded by the coding sequence ATGACGGCGGAGAATCCTTCCACGCTTCCTCCAATACTTGCGCAGCGGCGGCGGCAGGCATTGCGCGTGCTGCGCCTGGAGCGGTTCTGCCGTGCCGCCTGGCCGCTTCTGCCTGCCACCGGCTTATTTATCAGCCTTGTTTTGCTGGATGTCTGGACGTGGCTGCCGCCATGGCCGCATCTGATTCTGCTGATCGTATTCTGGGCCGGGCTTGGCATCTGGATTGTATGGCGGTGGCGGGTTCTGCCGAAGCCGCTCCGGACCGATGCCGACCGGCGGCTGGAGCAGGATGCCGGACTGGTCCATCGCCCTTTAGCCACGCTGGATGACCGGCCTGCCCGGGGCAGTTCCCCCATGGCGCAGGCTTTATGGCAGGCCCATACACACTTTGTGCTGGATCAGGTGCGGACACTCCGCCCGGCGGTGCTACGTCCCGGCATTGCTGGCAGGGATTGTTTCGCCCTGCGGGCCTTGTCGGTGATTGTATTGGCGGCATTGGGGGTCAGTGCCGGGGGAGATTTTTCCACTCGGCTGGCGCATGCACTCTGGCCGGTTCTGCCCCCTGCGCCATCCGTTCCGGGGCCAGTGGTGCAGGCATGGATTACGCCGCCCGCCTATACCGGACTACCTCCGATCTTCCTGCATGGCGAAACCGATGCGGCGCATCATCCTTACGTGGTTCCGATCAGTTCAGTGCTGTCTCTGACCGTCTCCGGTCTCGATACGCCGCCGGGGCTGGAACTGGATGGTCACAGGACCCTTCTGCCCCGTCTGGCCAAGGGCAGTTTTCAGGCCAGCATTCCGTTGGGGCAGCAGGCTGTCCGCCCTGATGCACCTCTGACATTGCGAGCGGGCGGCGGGGCTGTGCTTGCTACATGGCGCATCAGAATGGTGGCCGATGCGCCCCCGCAAGTCACTTTTACCGCGCTGCCGGAAAAGGCGGTGCATGGCTATGCGGTGCGTATTCCGTGGCAGGCACGGGACGATTACGGCATCGCCGGAGTGAGCGCGGTTCTGCGTCTGACTGAACGGCCTGATCTGCCTCCGGTGACTGTGCCGTTGCCGGTTCCAGCCGGACATCCGCGTGTAGCGGGAGGCGCGACGGAGAGCGATCTGACTGCCAATCCATGGGCCGGGCTGCCGGTGACCCTGACTCTGACGGCAAATGATACGGCGGGACAGACCGGTCAGTCGGAGCCTGTGTCATTGATTTTGCCGCAGAAGCCGTTCCGTCATCCGCTGGCAAGAGCATTGCTGTCGATCCGTCAGTCTCTGGCACGCCGGCCGGAAGACCGGCGTAACGCCGTTGGTGCGCTGGCGGAGCTGGGGGCTCAGCCCGATATTCTGGCTGATGATCCAGGAGGATACCTCAATCTGCGCGCCATTACGTCGGAGCTGGCCCGCAACATTTCCGCCTCTGCGATCAACGATGCGCTTAACCGGTTGTGGCTGCTGGCCCTGCATATCGAGGAAGGGGGCGCCGAGCGTACGGCCCGCGCTCTGTCCGCGGCCCGCCAGGAACTGCGGGAGGCGCTGAATCAGCAAAAAAACGGCGCGCCCCCGGATCAGCGTGAGATGCAGCGGCTGATGAGCCAGCTTGAACGCGCCCTGTCCGATCATCTGAAGCAGATGGCGGAGCAGGCGAGCCGGGAAGCGGCAACACCCGTCCCGGAGGACCGGAACGCCTCCCTGATGGACCGTCTGCGCAAACTGGACGAGCAGATGCGGCAGGCTTTGAAAGAGGGCCGGATGGAGGATGCCCGCCGCGCCATGGCGTCGCTGGATCGCGCTCTGGACCGGTTGCAGCATGCAAAGCCGTTAACGGCTGAACAGAAGGCGCGCCGGGCGAAGCAGCAGCAGGCCAGACGGCAGGCGCAGGAACAGATGAAAGCGTTGCAGGATCTGACCCGCCGGCAGGCCGGATTACTGGATAATGCACAGAAGCGTGCTGAGGCGGCTCAGCAGGATGCCCCGCGCTTTCCGGATTTCGGCCCGGAGAATGATCCTGATGACGGGCCGCCCGATCAGCAGGGGCAGGGAGGCAGTCAATCTCAATCGGGACAACCTCCCTCAGGACAACCGGGCCAGCAGGGCGGACGGGCTGATCCGGCAGAGGCCTTGCGAAAAGCGGATGAGACCACCCAGCAGGATGTGCGCCACAAACTGGCCGATCTGATGCAGCAGCTGAGTGAAAAAGGTGGGCAGATTCCACGCGGGATGGCGCAGGCTGATGCTGCGATGCGCGAGGCGATCGAAGCAATGCGCCGTGGCCGTGACGATCAGACGGTCGATGCGGAACGGCGGGCGCTCCAGAAACTGGCGGAGGGCCAGCAGGACATCAATCGCCAGCAGCAGGCCAATAAAGGTGGCCGACCCGGTCAGGATCAGGGCGGAGAGGAACAGGAGGATGGCGATGAGGATGGGGTGACGCTCGGCGCCCCCTCTCAAGGCCAGCGCCGGGAGTCGGATGGCGGGCAAACGCCCGGCGAACAGGCCGGTGACAATGACAGTGATGGGGCGGGTGATCAGCATGATCGGCGCGATCCATTCGGACGCAGCCGCTCCGTGGGATCGGCTGCGGGGGATGAGAATGGCGACGATGTCCGCCTGCCCGGGCAGATGGAGCCGATGCGCAGCCGGGATGTGCAGCAGGAATTGCGCCGCCGCGGTGCCGAGCGTAACCGCCCGCAGGAGGAACTGGATTATATCGACCGGTTGTTGCAGCAGTTTTGA
- a CDS encoding ABC transporter permease encodes MSLFILRRLVQAALTLLGVAALAFLLIHLMPADQARSVAGRSATLEQVARIRHAMGLDRSLMAQFSGWIGGLVKGDLGQSLVQRVPVALLIGERLPATFSLLVGAVLAEIAIGLPAGLLAARAPGRWLDRMVMGGSVIGVSLPPFVVALGMLMLFSVWLGWFPIGGYGGVRHWVLPSVTLGLLGAGWYARMVRAAALNVVAADYIRTARAKGAGETRIMIHHVLRNAALPILALAGTDIAGFLSGAVVVESVFGWPGMGQLVWQAIPLLDVPVILGVTMVAAAGVVLTSLLVDLLAPLIDPRIGLPR; translated from the coding sequence GTGAGCCTGTTCATCCTCCGGCGGCTGGTACAGGCCGCGTTGACCTTGCTGGGGGTGGCGGCGCTGGCCTTCCTGCTGATCCATCTGATGCCGGCGGATCAGGCCCGCAGCGTGGCCGGACGCTCGGCAACGCTGGAGCAGGTGGCGAGGATCCGTCACGCCATGGGGTTGGACCGGTCGCTGATGGCGCAATTCTCCGGCTGGATCGGCGGGTTGGTAAAGGGTGATCTGGGGCAGTCGCTGGTGCAGCGTGTCCCGGTGGCGCTGCTGATCGGGGAGCGCCTGCCGGCCACTTTTTCTCTGCTGGTGGGGGCCGTGCTGGCGGAGATTGCGATCGGCCTTCCTGCCGGTCTGCTGGCGGCTCGCGCTCCGGGCCGGTGGCTGGACCGGATGGTGATGGGTGGATCGGTGATCGGCGTTTCGCTGCCGCCTTTCGTTGTGGCGCTGGGGATGTTGATGTTGTTCTCGGTCTGGCTCGGCTGGTTTCCGATCGGTGGGTATGGGGGTGTACGGCACTGGGTGCTGCCCTCCGTGACGCTCGGCCTGCTGGGGGCGGGGTGGTATGCCCGGATGGTCCGGGCTGCCGCGTTGAATGTGGTCGCCGCTGATTACATCCGCACGGCCCGTGCCAAAGGGGCGGGAGAAACCCGGATCATGATCCATCATGTGCTGCGGAATGCCGCTTTGCCGATATTGGCGCTGGCGGGGACCGATATCGCAGGGTTCCTGTCCGGGGCGGTGGTGGTGGAAAGCGTGTTTGGCTGGCCGGGCATGGGGCAACTGGTGTGGCAGGCAATCCCGTTGCTGGATGTTCCGGTGATTCTGGGGGTGACGATGGTGGCGGCGGCCGGAGTGGTGCTGACCAGCCTGCTGGTCGATCTTCTGGCCCCGCTGATCGATCCGCGCATAGGGCTGCCGCGATGA
- a CDS encoding ABC transporter substrate-binding protein, producing the protein MMLTRRACLSVTGLAGTAALVGPDRPYAAASPRHGGTLTIAFRDDIATLDPAIGYDFQNWALIRALFCGLMDYEPGTTTLRPGLAETVSLSPDARVYRFTLRRGLRFHHGREVTAADVVYSLRRTIHPATQSPGQSFYAAIEGFGPFVAGETQELPGLSAPDPHTVVIRLSRPYAPFLHALALNFASVVPRDMVERYGADFGRHPVGCGAFRFDTWRIGQSVVLRRYEAYYEPGLPYLDRIIAEIGQEPLTAMLRLERGEIDVVGDGIPPARLNAIRRDPRFQGLIGIRPRLATTYLAMNVTRPPFDTLRVRQAVAHAIDKSRIVRLINGRGAPTDQIFPRGLPGYDPSFSGPAYDPARARSLLREAGWKDGFQTDLMTAATDPNPRIAQALQQDLEAIGIRASLRVLARPAMIEAACSGTGAPLIWSGDTGWSADFPDPSDFYGPILSVAAFAPGGWNWARYRNAGIDALAAEADAMAAPLQAAARLKRWQAIQAAILADQPWVPLYNPLFFVPHTARIQGAEALFTDPVVTPVNFMHVYVVEG; encoded by the coding sequence ATGATGCTGACCCGCCGTGCCTGCCTGTCGGTCACCGGTCTGGCCGGTACGGCCGCTCTGGTCGGGCCGGACCGGCCCTATGCGGCTGCTTCTCCCCGCCATGGGGGAACGCTGACCATCGCGTTTCGCGATGATATTGCCACGCTGGATCCGGCCATCGGCTATGATTTCCAGAACTGGGCCCTGATTCGTGCCCTGTTCTGCGGCCTGATGGATTACGAGCCGGGCACCACCACACTGCGTCCTGGTCTGGCAGAGACTGTTTCCCTGTCGCCGGATGCGCGGGTCTATCGTTTTACCCTGCGGCGGGGGTTGCGGTTTCACCATGGCCGGGAGGTCACGGCGGCGGATGTCGTCTACTCGCTTCGCCGCACCATCCATCCGGCGACGCAAAGCCCGGGTCAGAGTTTCTACGCCGCTATCGAAGGTTTCGGCCCCTTCGTTGCCGGAGAAACGCAGGAACTACCCGGTCTCTCCGCACCTGATCCGCATACGGTGGTGATCCGGCTCTCCCGACCTTATGCGCCGTTCCTGCATGCGTTGGCGCTGAATTTTGCTTCGGTGGTGCCACGGGACATGGTGGAGCGGTACGGTGCGGATTTCGGCCGTCATCCCGTGGGCTGCGGCGCTTTTCGTTTCGACACATGGCGCATTGGCCAGAGCGTCGTGCTGCGCCGTTACGAGGCGTATTACGAACCGGGTCTGCCCTATCTCGACCGGATCATCGCCGAAATAGGGCAGGAGCCTCTGACGGCCATGCTGCGGCTGGAACGCGGCGAGATCGACGTGGTGGGCGACGGTATTCCCCCGGCCAGGCTGAATGCGATCCGGCGTGATCCGCGTTTTCAGGGGCTGATCGGCATCCGGCCGAGACTGGCGACGACCTATCTGGCCATGAATGTGACCAGGCCGCCTTTCGATACGCTGCGGGTCCGCCAGGCCGTGGCCCATGCGATCGACAAGAGCCGCATCGTGCGGCTGATCAATGGTCGTGGCGCGCCGACCGACCAGATTTTCCCGCGTGGTCTGCCCGGATATGATCCCTCATTCTCCGGGCCTGCTTACGATCCGGCGCGGGCGCGGAGCCTGTTGCGGGAAGCGGGCTGGAAGGATGGATTTCAGACGGACCTCATGACCGCCGCCACCGATCCCAACCCGCGTATTGCGCAGGCCCTGCAACAGGATCTGGAGGCCATTGGTATCCGGGCTTCCCTGCGCGTGCTGGCCCGTCCCGCGATGATCGAGGCCGCCTGTTCCGGGACCGGTGCACCGCTGATCTGGTCGGGTGATACCGGATGGAGTGCCGATTTTCCTGATCCATCGGATTTTTATGGGCCGATCCTGTCGGTGGCGGCCTTTGCACCGGGTGGATGGAACTGGGCCAGATATCGCAATGCCGGCATTGACGCTCTCGCGGCGGAGGCGGATGCCATGGCGGCCCCATTGCAAGCTGCGGCAAGGCTGAAAAGATGGCAGGCGATTCAGGCGGCCATTCTGGCCGATCAGCCCTGGGTGCCGCTTTATAATCCGCTGTTTTTCGTGCCGCATACGGCCCGTATTCAGGGGGCAGAGGCCCTGTTCACCGATCCGGTGGTGACGCCGGTGAACTTCATGCATGTCTATGTGGTTGAGGGCTGA
- the argH gene encoding argininosuccinate lyase, protein MTNDQTTTTGDSGQRSANMQWGGRFAAGPAAIMQEINASIGFDQKLWRQDIRGSMAHAAMLAHVGIISGEDAQVIRSGLERIAAEIEEGQFTFSVALEDIHMNIEARLTERIGEAGKRLHTARSRNDQVATDFRLWIRDAIDGLDAQLADLMRALVARATDHAADPMPGFTHLQTAQPVTFGHHLLAYVEMLARDRGRLADARKRLNECPLGSAALAGTSFPIDRRMTAAALGFDRPTRNSLDAVSDRDFALEFLSAASISSMHLSRLAEEIVIWCSAPWRFVSLSDAYTTGSSIMPQKRNPDAAELVRAKVGRVMGDLIGLMTVMKGLPLAYAKDTQEDKEPVFDAAEAWTLSLAAMAGMVRDMTPNTDRMRFFAGSGFATATDLADYLVRALHLPFRTAHHVTGRLVAKAEAKGIDLAELSLEEMREEEPAIGEDVFSVLTVDASIASRRSEGGTAPENVAQQAAWWRDQLKETA, encoded by the coding sequence ATGACGAACGATCAGACGACCACCACCGGCGATTCAGGGCAGAGATCAGCCAATATGCAATGGGGCGGACGCTTTGCTGCCGGTCCTGCCGCGATCATGCAAGAGATCAATGCGTCGATCGGTTTCGATCAGAAATTGTGGCGGCAGGATATTCGCGGCTCCATGGCGCATGCGGCGATGCTCGCTCATGTGGGTATCATATCCGGGGAAGACGCGCAGGTCATCCGCTCAGGTCTTGAGCGAATCGCTGCCGAGATCGAGGAAGGACAATTCACTTTTTCCGTCGCACTGGAAGATATTCACATGAATATCGAAGCCCGGTTGACCGAGCGGATCGGTGAGGCCGGGAAGCGCCTGCACACCGCACGCAGCCGTAATGATCAGGTTGCGACCGATTTTCGTCTTTGGATCAGGGATGCGATTGACGGGCTGGATGCGCAGCTGGCCGATCTGATGCGGGCGCTGGTCGCACGCGCCACCGACCATGCGGCGGACCCGATGCCGGGCTTCACCCATCTTCAGACCGCACAGCCGGTGACGTTCGGCCATCACCTGCTGGCCTATGTCGAAATGCTGGCACGGGATCGCGGTCGTCTGGCCGATGCACGTAAACGCCTGAATGAATGTCCGCTCGGCTCGGCGGCGCTGGCGGGAACGTCCTTCCCGATCGACCGCCGCATGACTGCCGCGGCGCTGGGCTTCGACCGGCCGACGCGCAATTCGCTGGATGCGGTGTCGGATCGTGATTTCGCGCTGGAGTTTTTATCGGCAGCCTCCATTTCCTCGATGCATCTGTCGCGTCTGGCCGAGGAAATCGTCATCTGGTGCAGTGCGCCCTGGCGGTTCGTCTCTCTGTCCGATGCGTATACTACGGGCAGTTCCATCATGCCGCAAAAGCGCAATCCGGATGCGGCGGAGCTGGTCCGCGCCAAGGTCGGCCGTGTGATGGGTGATCTGATCGGCCTGATGACGGTGATGAAGGGCCTGCCGTTGGCCTATGCCAAGGACACGCAGGAGGATAAGGAGCCGGTGTTCGATGCGGCGGAAGCCTGGACATTATCCCTTGCCGCCATGGCCGGGATGGTGCGGGACATGACCCCGAATACTGATCGCATGCGTTTCTTCGCCGGCAGCGGCTTTGCCACTGCGACCGATCTGGCCGATTACCTCGTGCGGGCGCTGCATCTGCCGTTCCGTACCGCGCATCACGTCACCGGGCGTCTGGTGGCGAAAGCGGAGGCAAAGGGAATCGACCTTGCCGAGCTGTCACTGGAAGAGATGCGGGAAGAAGAACCAGCCATCGGCGAGGATGTGTTTTCCGTGCTGACGGTCGATGCCTCCATTGCTTCGCGTCGAAGCGAAGGCGGCACCGCACCGGAAAATGTCGCGCAGCAGGCCGCATGGTGGCGGGATCAGTTGAAGGAGACGGCTTGA
- a CDS encoding CreA family protein, translating into MIRGAYVFSGLVVAAATLVASAVSAQTRIGSINTSFRWLGPDDRIIVERFDDPKVQGVSCYLSRAATGGMKGWVGLAEDPSRFSVACQRTGHVTLPPDLPKQETVAFVSSSLFFKSFQIIRLVDPDRPVLVYTVVSTKLVKGSPFNAISVVGLDGP; encoded by the coding sequence ATGATACGTGGTGCCTATGTTTTCAGCGGATTGGTCGTGGCGGCTGCCACCCTTGTGGCAAGTGCCGTTTCGGCCCAGACGCGGATCGGGTCGATCAATACGAGCTTTCGCTGGCTGGGGCCGGATGACAGGATCATTGTCGAGCGTTTCGATGATCCGAAAGTGCAGGGCGTTTCCTGCTATCTGTCACGTGCAGCGACTGGCGGGATGAAAGGCTGGGTCGGGTTGGCCGAGGATCCCAGCCGTTTTTCGGTCGCCTGCCAGCGCACCGGCCATGTCACGCTGCCGCCGGATCTTCCGAAGCAGGAGACGGTGGCGTTCGTCTCCTCCTCCCTGTTTTTCAAATCGTTCCAGATCATCAGGCTGGTCGATCCTGACCGGCCGGTGCTGGTTTATACCGTGGTCAGTACGAAACTGGTGAAAGGATCGCCCTTCAATGCGATTTCCGTGGTCGGGCTGGACGGGCCGTAA
- a CDS encoding ABC transporter permease has translation MSPRHPGRLDKTGWIGLILLGAIVLSAVFAPWLSPYPPELQLSDGLDADGAPLPPCWRFPLGTDLLGRDVLSRLLWGGRDALLIGGVANTVAVMTGTLIGMCAAMATGRVGGWIGAGLMRLTDLVASIPVLLLAVTVSAVLRPSIWVVMLVVALAGWAPVARVIYVETSGLSARLHVRAARALGVGWGRIVLRHILPLLGPVIVVWGTLGIAGSVLLEATLSYLGAGVQPPEASWGSIINENQAYLLIAPWLVFAPGGAILLLAAGANLTGSALKRRWMPGGTEQDTL, from the coding sequence ATGTCCCCCCGACATCCGGGTCGTCTGGATAAAACGGGCTGGATCGGGTTGATCCTGCTGGGGGCGATCGTGCTGTCGGCTGTTTTCGCGCCCTGGTTATCCCCTTATCCGCCTGAATTGCAGCTTTCCGACGGGCTGGATGCTGATGGGGCGCCGCTGCCGCCCTGCTGGCGCTTTCCGTTGGGGACGGATCTGCTGGGGCGGGATGTGCTGTCCCGGCTGTTATGGGGCGGGCGGGATGCGCTGCTGATCGGTGGGGTGGCCAATACCGTTGCTGTCATGACCGGAACCCTCATCGGGATGTGTGCCGCCATGGCGACAGGACGTGTGGGGGGCTGGATCGGGGCCGGGCTGATGCGGCTGACCGATCTGGTGGCCTCGATCCCTGTGCTGCTGCTGGCGGTAACGGTTTCGGCGGTGCTGCGCCCCTCTATCTGGGTGGTGATGCTGGTGGTGGCGCTGGCAGGATGGGCGCCGGTCGCAAGGGTGATTTATGTTGAAACCTCCGGCCTGTCCGCGCGCCTGCATGTGCGGGCGGCCCGTGCTTTGGGGGTGGGCTGGGGAAGGATCGTGCTGCGGCATATCCTGCCGTTGCTCGGGCCGGTGATTGTGGTCTGGGGTACGCTCGGGATCGCAGGCTCGGTATTGCTGGAAGCGACATTATCCTATCTCGGGGCCGGCGTGCAGCCGCCTGAAGCATCCTGGGGCAGCATCATCAATGAAAATCAGGCCTATCTGCTGATTGCGCCATGGCTGGTCTTTGCACCGGGTGGAGCGATCCTGCTGCTGGCGGCAGGGGCGAATTTGACCGGCTCCGCGCTGAAGCGCCGCTGGATGCCGGGTGGGACGGAGCAGGATACCCTGTGA
- a CDS encoding TlpA disulfide reductase family protein, whose amino-acid sequence MPVSKHLKTRRTMLAAIGGTLAGGVMGRKLALSQASGATIGELPHGLKPVDPPARLPAFRFTDAMGDTRSMAYFSGKGVVLNLWATWCAPCVAEMPSLDQLAAAVKDEGIVVLPLSADQGGVQAVDSFYRKHGIVHLGTWLDHDGEAQTALKLRGIPTTLIIDRQGRERARLEGGTNWAAPAYHDAIRALVG is encoded by the coding sequence ATGCCTGTCAGCAAGCATTTAAAAACCCGCCGCACGATGCTGGCGGCCATTGGCGGCACCCTAGCGGGCGGCGTCATGGGGCGCAAACTGGCTCTGTCACAAGCCAGCGGCGCAACAATAGGGGAACTGCCGCACGGGCTGAAACCGGTCGACCCGCCTGCCAGGCTGCCCGCCTTCCGCTTTACCGACGCCATGGGTGATACACGCAGCATGGCCTATTTCAGCGGCAAGGGCGTAGTGCTGAATTTGTGGGCCACATGGTGTGCGCCCTGCGTTGCGGAAATGCCCTCGCTGGATCAGCTTGCCGCCGCAGTGAAAGATGAGGGGATCGTCGTGCTGCCGCTCTCCGCCGATCAGGGCGGCGTGCAGGCGGTGGATAGTTTCTACCGCAAGCACGGCATCGTCCATCTCGGCACATGGCTGGATCATGATGGGGAAGCCCAGACCGCACTGAAGCTGCGCGGAATCCCCACCACACTGATCATCGACCGGCAGGGCCGGGAGCGCGCCCGGCTGGAGGGGGGAACGAACTGGGCCGCCCCCGCCTACCACGATGCCATCCGGGCGCTGGTCGGCTGA